A single window of Deltaproteobacteria bacterium DNA harbors:
- a CDS encoding prepilin peptidase, with the protein MTAPILTLTFVAIFGLCVGSFLNVVICRLPQEKSIVKPRSYCPQCQHPIAWYENIPLLSFLLLRGKCRHCHKAISFQYVIVELLSGILSVMTFLYFQNWLLYFAWFCLFIAPLLAIIFIDLAHRIIPDAISLPGIGAGILVHYLDNSPLFGKQALMESALGILMGGGFLFLVAWGYEKMKKKEGLGGGDVKLAAMLGAFFGWQPILMILLVASVLGTIIGLIVVSCKKNWQYALPFGPFLAFSAYLQLFFGSQILNWYLSLLH; encoded by the coding sequence ATGACAGCACCCATTTTGACCCTTACGTTTGTCGCCATTTTTGGACTCTGTGTTGGGAGTTTTTTGAATGTGGTGATTTGCAGGCTTCCTCAGGAAAAATCGATTGTAAAGCCCCGCTCTTATTGCCCCCAATGTCAGCACCCGATTGCGTGGTATGAAAACATTCCCCTGCTCAGTTTTTTACTCCTGCGAGGAAAATGCCGCCACTGTCATAAAGCCATTTCATTTCAGTATGTTATCGTTGAGCTCCTTAGCGGCATTTTATCGGTCATGACTTTCCTTTATTTTCAAAATTGGCTTCTTTATTTCGCTTGGTTTTGTCTTTTTATAGCTCCTTTGCTTGCCATCATTTTTATCGACTTGGCCCACCGAATTATTCCCGATGCGATTTCTTTGCCCGGAATTGGGGCCGGCATTTTGGTCCACTATTTGGACAACTCCCCACTGTTCGGCAAACAGGCCCTTATGGAATCTGCGTTAGGAATTTTGATGGGGGGAGGCTTCTTATTTTTGGTGGCGTGGGGCTATGAAAAAATGAAGAAAAAAGAGGGGTTAGGTGGTGGCGATGTGAAATTGGCCGCCATGTTGGGTGCCTTTTTTGGTTGGCAACCTATTTTAATGATTTTACTTGTTGCTTCTGTTTTAGGGACAATTATTGGACTTATTGTCGTTTCTTGTAAGAAAAACTGGCAATATGCCCTCCCTTTTGGTCCTTTTTTAGCTTTTTCTGCCTATTTACAGCTCTTCTTCGGTTCCCAAATCCTCAATTGGTATCTTTCGTTACTTCATTAG
- a CDS encoding helix-turn-helix domain-containing protein — translation MKMNNLRAVRESLLMSKAELARKAGLSSLTIDRIEKGMECRMDTKRKILLALGFAIAEKDKVFPG, via the coding sequence ATGAAAATGAATAACTTACGTGCTGTTCGCGAATCCCTTTTAATGAGTAAAGCCGAGTTGGCCAGAAAAGCCGGACTCTCGAGTTTGACCATTGACCGAATCGAAAAAGGGATGGAATGTCGGATGGATACCAAAAGAAAAATCCTGCTGGCTTTGGGTTTTGCCATCGCTGAAAAAGACAAAGTATTTCCCGGATGA
- a CDS encoding shikimate kinase, with the protein MKHLILTGFMGVGKSTVGPLVASQLKLPFVDSDQHFEKEFGLHSSSYIRRFGIRAFRKWEKQFLRKILNKQTLVLATGGGMVLQKINVNRMNNEGYVVWIDVPLPLLLARIKNTDSRPLLPTPLTLKHLREIFQERKDFYKKCHLKVSSTFEKPEKIANQICQHYKEAVTPFSEQGEREGEAPTALPLEGGDASPFK; encoded by the coding sequence ATGAAACATCTTATCCTGACCGGTTTTATGGGGGTGGGTAAATCAACAGTGGGCCCTCTTGTTGCCTCTCAACTTAAACTTCCATTTGTCGATTCAGATCAGCATTTTGAAAAAGAGTTTGGACTTCACTCGTCCTCCTACATTCGCCGTTTTGGAATCCGGGCTTTTAGAAAATGGGAAAAACAATTCTTAAGAAAAATTTTGAACAAGCAGACCCTTGTCTTGGCAACAGGGGGTGGAATGGTTTTACAAAAAATCAATGTGAACCGGATGAACAACGAGGGATATGTTGTTTGGATTGACGTCCCACTTCCTTTGCTTCTTGCACGCATCAAAAACACGGATTCAAGACCTCTACTACCAACTCCTTTGACTCTGAAACATTTAAGAGAAATTTTTCAGGAACGGAAAGATTTCTATAAAAAATGCCATTTGAAAGTCTCTTCCACTTTTGAGAAACCCGAAAAGATTGCAAATCAGATCTGTCAGCATTATAAGGAAGCGGTTACCCCCTTCAGTGAGCAAGGCGAACGTGAGGGGGAGGCTCCAACGGCTTTGCCGTTGGAGGGGGGCGACGCAAGCCCCTTTAAATAG
- a CDS encoding 3-dehydroquinate dehydratase: MLGKREVHHYGAKTWDMIWTGLEKWGMKHDIPLNYFQSNSEGALIDYLQETTTKTSGVLFNPGAYSHTSIALRDCVADMSIPVVEVHLSKIHKREAFRAHSYIAEVAEACIVGFGEQGYLLGLELLKHLTHDGTQQR, translated from the coding sequence ATGTTGGGAAAAAGAGAAGTGCATCACTACGGTGCGAAAACGTGGGATATGATTTGGACCGGTCTTGAAAAGTGGGGGATGAAGCACGACATTCCATTAAACTATTTTCAATCTAACAGTGAAGGTGCGTTGATCGATTATTTGCAGGAGACGACGACGAAAACATCCGGTGTTCTTTTTAATCCGGGTGCCTACTCCCACACGAGTATTGCTCTTAGAGATTGCGTGGCGGACATGTCCATTCCCGTGGTGGAGGTGCATCTCTCCAAGATTCACAAACGGGAAGCGTTTCGCGCCCATTCCTATATTGCAGAAGTGGCCGAAGCCTGTATAGTGGGCTTCGGCGAACAGGGCTATTTGCTTGGTTTGGAACTTTTAAAACATTTAACCCATGACGGTACTCAACAAAGATAA
- a CDS encoding tetratricopeptide repeat protein, whose protein sequence is MTVLNKDKILDTIKDFITQGKFDKATREYEKLLALDPQDMRIKLRIAELYAKCRQIPEAIKSYREVAEHYAADGFYLKAVTVYKNILRLNPSLMDINNALADLYEKMGLNKDAVHQFEILAQTYDQKGLFQDSLKIRQKLVELAPSDAGHRVRLAEAYQREDKKEEAIEQYEVLAKQFREQKKEAPRLIELYERILPHRPKNKEMLADLVKIYYDKKDFKMALKWLEQSKQHVASDSFLLALQAEMYGSLNQLETARSKYEELAELYQANGETEKALEAYEQILVLLPEEIENMRPMIEAVEEGSFERLLKNANEKRQKKAEAVQREEEAKEKEKEEKEKERELQKAGKGQAKTQAKTQAKPQSAQATPVMTTGKKSEVKPSAGPVVGSKELAQWLKAANSSLALVKMYQATGLDSEAKQEENIAKEALKKILAVDKNHTEALALLAELDNLSSKK, encoded by the coding sequence ATGACGGTACTCAACAAAGATAAAATTCTGGATACGATCAAGGATTTCATCACTCAGGGAAAGTTTGATAAAGCAACCCGTGAGTATGAAAAACTTTTGGCCCTTGATCCGCAAGATATGCGGATCAAACTGCGGATTGCCGAACTTTACGCCAAGTGCCGCCAGATTCCGGAGGCCATCAAGTCCTACCGTGAAGTAGCCGAACATTACGCCGCGGATGGTTTCTATCTGAAGGCCGTGACTGTTTATAAAAATATTCTGCGTCTTAATCCATCGTTGATGGATATCAACAATGCTCTGGCCGATCTTTACGAAAAAATGGGACTCAATAAAGATGCTGTCCACCAGTTTGAAATTTTGGCTCAAACTTATGATCAAAAGGGACTCTTTCAGGATTCTCTCAAAATCCGGCAAAAATTGGTGGAGTTAGCGCCCAGCGATGCCGGACACCGCGTTCGTTTGGCGGAAGCGTATCAGCGGGAAGACAAAAAAGAAGAAGCGATCGAACAATACGAAGTTTTGGCGAAACAATTTCGGGAACAAAAAAAAGAAGCGCCGCGTCTTATCGAACTTTATGAACGCATTCTGCCGCATAGGCCAAAAAATAAAGAGATGCTCGCGGATCTTGTTAAAATTTATTATGACAAAAAAGATTTCAAAATGGCCCTTAAGTGGCTGGAGCAATCCAAACAACATGTTGCGAGTGATTCTTTTTTACTAGCCCTGCAGGCCGAAATGTATGGATCACTCAATCAACTGGAAACAGCGCGCTCAAAATATGAGGAATTGGCAGAACTTTATCAAGCCAATGGTGAAACGGAAAAGGCATTGGAAGCCTATGAGCAAATTCTGGTTTTGTTGCCTGAAGAAATAGAAAATATGCGTCCCATGATTGAAGCGGTTGAAGAGGGTTCCTTTGAGAGACTTCTCAAAAATGCCAATGAAAAACGCCAAAAGAAAGCCGAAGCCGTTCAGCGTGAAGAAGAAGCTAAAGAAAAAGAAAAAGAAGAAAAAGAAAAAGAGAGAGAACTGCAAAAAGCGGGTAAGGGGCAGGCAAAAACGCAGGCAAAAACACAAGCAAAGCCGCAATCTGCACAAGCCACACCCGTAATGACAACCGGGAAAAAATCAGAAGTTAAACCATCTGCCGGGCCTGTTGTCGGAAGCAAAGAACTGGCGCAGTGGCTAAAAGCCGCCAACAGTTCCTTGGCGTTGGTCAAAATGTATCAGGCGACGGGACTCGATAGCGAAGCCAAACAAGAAGAGAATATCGCCAAAGAAGCGCTGAAAAAGATTTTGGCGGTGGATAAAAATCACACCGAGGCGTTGGCTCTTCTCGCAGAGCTGGATAATCTTTCTTCCAAAAAATAA
- a CDS encoding histidine--tRNA ligase yields MKITGIKGMSDLLPPESESWQKVEAFARKIFATYGFKEIRTPVVEPTELFVRSVGETSAIVEKEMYTFEDRKGISLTLRPEGTAPVVRAYIEAGLHAKESIAKLSYFGAMFRYEQPQKGRSRQFYQIGAELIGAESPLADAELLMMLQQLFTSLKIEDTRLEINSIGCFECRPRYLEALNQFLKGKSLKLCEECKKRIARNPLRVLDCKKEACRKMTEDIPLMNDFWCEPCHQHYREVRGLLLAGHVKFKENPRIVRGLDYYCRTAFEVLCDRLGAQNAVAAGGRYDGLVKDLGGPDIPGVGFAIGMERLMLIQQSAVSDQRSAEKLIYFALLGNEAQQKSLSLIQELRAKGLVVECSYGGSLKSQMRRADKLVAQHVVILGENELAKGIAVVKEMTTGKQQEVLLGRLVEQLS; encoded by the coding sequence ATGAAAATCACCGGAATTAAGGGGATGAGCGATTTGTTGCCGCCGGAGTCGGAGAGTTGGCAGAAGGTGGAAGCTTTCGCCCGCAAGATTTTTGCCACGTATGGTTTCAAGGAAATTCGCACACCTGTTGTAGAACCCACCGAATTATTTGTCCGCAGTGTTGGCGAAACTTCCGCCATTGTCGAAAAAGAGATGTACACATTTGAAGACCGCAAAGGCATATCTTTAACACTTCGCCCGGAAGGAACCGCTCCCGTGGTGCGCGCTTACATCGAAGCGGGGCTTCATGCCAAAGAATCCATTGCCAAACTCAGTTATTTTGGGGCTATGTTTCGTTACGAACAGCCTCAGAAGGGACGCTCCCGTCAATTCTACCAAATCGGTGCCGAGCTAATCGGTGCGGAATCCCCATTAGCCGATGCCGAGCTTTTGATGATGCTCCAACAATTGTTTACAAGTCTGAAAATCGAAGACACCCGTCTTGAAATCAATTCCATCGGTTGTTTTGAATGTCGTCCAAGATATCTGGAAGCCTTGAATCAATTTCTGAAAGGGAAATCGCTCAAACTCTGCGAAGAATGCAAAAAGAGAATCGCGCGAAATCCTTTGCGCGTGCTGGACTGCAAAAAAGAGGCGTGCCGAAAAATGACGGAAGACATTCCTTTGATGAATGATTTTTGGTGCGAACCTTGTCATCAACATTATCGTGAAGTGCGCGGACTTTTGTTGGCAGGGCATGTGAAGTTTAAGGAAAACCCGCGCATTGTGCGCGGACTCGATTATTATTGTCGCACCGCTTTTGAAGTTTTGTGTGACCGCTTGGGTGCGCAGAATGCGGTGGCGGCGGGGGGGCGTTATGATGGTCTGGTCAAAGATTTGGGCGGTCCCGATATTCCCGGAGTTGGTTTTGCGATTGGAATGGAAAGGTTGATGCTTATTCAGCAATCAGCTGTCAGCGATCAGCGGTCAGCCGAAAAACTGATTTATTTTGCGTTACTTGGCAATGAGGCCCAGCAGAAATCATTGTCTCTGATTCAGGAATTGAGGGCCAAAGGATTGGTCGTAGAATGCTCTTATGGAGGTTCGCTCAAAAGTCAAATGCGGCGTGCCGATAAACTGGTGGCACAGCACGTTGTGATTCTTGGAGAAAATGAATTGGCTAAAGGGATTGCCGTTGTCAAAGAAATGACAACAGGCAAACAACAAGAAGTTTTGTTGGGACGATTGGTGGAGCAACTATCATGA